A section of the Paenibacillus odorifer genome encodes:
- a CDS encoding ArsR/SmtB family transcription factor produces the protein MDKNFKAYNQTAETLKAIAHPVRLCIIKGLLEKGSCNVSFMQDCLDLPQSTVSQHLQKLRSLGIVETERNGLEINYSVKDEKIKHLIQLFLGEE, from the coding sequence ATGGACAAAAATTTTAAAGCTTATAACCAAACCGCCGAAACCTTAAAGGCTATAGCTCATCCCGTGCGCTTGTGCATCATCAAAGGACTTCTGGAAAAGGGCAGCTGCAACGTGAGCTTCATGCAGGACTGTCTCGACCTTCCCCAATCTACGGTGTCCCAGCATTTACAGAAGCTTAGATCACTAGGCATCGTTGAAACCGAACGTAATGGGCTGGAAATTAACTATTCTGTTAAAGACGAAAAAATCAAACATCTGATTCAGTTATTTTTAGGGGAGGAATAA
- a CDS encoding rhodanese-like domain-containing protein gives MSFKISKEITPQQVAERLKNGETPTMLDIREPAEWVEGHVMGAKHIPLGQLLMRIDELDSHGEIIVMCLSGGRSGLACELLSEKGYNVVNMTGGLGAWTDDFLVRE, from the coding sequence ATGTCTTTTAAAATTTCAAAGGAAATTACCCCACAGCAAGTTGCGGAACGCTTGAAGAATGGCGAGACTCCTACCATGTTGGATATACGCGAACCAGCCGAATGGGTGGAGGGACATGTAATGGGTGCTAAGCATATTCCGCTTGGACAGCTATTGATGCGCATAGATGAATTGGATTCTCATGGCGAGATAATTGTGATGTGCTTAAGTGGTGGCCGTAGTGGACTGGCTTGTGAGCTGCTGAGTGAAAAGGGGTATAACGTTGTGAACATGACGGGTGGATTAGGGGCTTGGACGGATGATTTTTTGGTACGGGAGTAA
- a CDS encoding rhodanese-like domain-containing protein, with product MMVRILLSILIVFSILRFLRYAWPVRSLSYIEVREVRELADQSLAMKMLDVRDAVDYQKDSIRGSINISLGRLPYVWQHCLSPGDSVLILAGSYYNRNKAARILYKQGFRKLYAVNGDLLGNKRTLSDISVKGCCEG from the coding sequence ATGATGGTACGGATCCTACTGAGTATCTTAATTGTCTTTAGTATTTTGAGGTTTTTACGTTATGCATGGCCTGTTCGTTCACTTTCTTATATAGAAGTCCGTGAGGTTCGCGAATTAGCAGATCAATCACTGGCTATGAAAATGCTCGATGTCAGGGATGCCGTTGATTACCAGAAGGACAGTATCCGTGGTTCGATAAATATATCGCTTGGGCGGTTACCCTATGTCTGGCAGCACTGTCTATCTCCAGGCGATTCGGTCTTAATTCTTGCAGGAAGCTACTACAATAGAAATAAAGCTGCGCGAATTCTTTATAAGCAGGGATTTCGTAAGTTATATGCGGTAAACGGTGATTTGTTAGGGAACAAAAGAACGCTCTCCGACATTTCTGTGAAAGGTTGTTGTGAAGGATAA
- a CDS encoding winged helix-turn-helix domain-containing protein, producing the protein MGFTEEHRKWVEDHISRRTGERRGRLERGHGHGERMFAEKVWWPMMGHFDDLHPEYEVLDWRGWPYFVDFAWKPGQVKFAFEVKGYGPHVQNTDRTRYRQELNRETYLQIAGYRVVAIPFDDLEANPENTIFLLRSLLMPYLALRTEEKEAFSRLERDILQIAVRSNGDIRPVDLVRELGIDLRTVRKCMRSLCEKGKFKPIVSQVSGRVCRYEYVHSLNDIQLW; encoded by the coding sequence ATGGGATTTACGGAAGAACATCGTAAGTGGGTGGAAGATCATATTAGTCGAAGAACGGGAGAAAGACGGGGGAGATTGGAGCGGGGACATGGGCATGGTGAGCGAATGTTTGCGGAGAAGGTTTGGTGGCCGATGATGGGTCATTTTGATGATCTCCATCCTGAATATGAAGTGTTGGATTGGCGGGGATGGCCTTATTTTGTTGATTTTGCGTGGAAGCCTGGGCAGGTTAAGTTTGCTTTTGAGGTAAAAGGTTACGGCCCACATGTGCAAAACACAGATCGGACGCGTTATCGGCAGGAATTGAATCGAGAGACTTATCTACAAATCGCGGGTTATCGGGTAGTGGCGATACCATTTGATGATCTGGAAGCCAATCCTGAGAATACTATTTTTTTGTTGAGATCATTACTGATGCCATACCTTGCCTTGAGGACAGAAGAGAAGGAGGCGTTTAGTCGACTGGAGCGTGATATTTTGCAAATTGCGGTGCGTTCGAACGGGGACATTCGGCCTGTTGATTTGGTGAGGGAGCTTGGCATTGATCTTCGTACAGTTAGGAAATGTATGAGGTCGCTTTGTGAGAAAGGTAAGTTTAAGCCGATAGTTTCCCAGGTGAGTGGGAGGGTTTGTCGCTATGAATATGTACATTCACTTAACGATATTCAGCTGTGGTGA
- a CDS encoding DUF1720 domain-containing protein → MPFICSLLAVRPQSTGFIPFICSLLAVRPQSTGFIPFICPLPAVRPQSTGFIPFICPLLAPRPQSTGFIPFICPIPAPRPQSTGFIPFICPIPAVRPQSTGFIPFICSLLAPRPQSTGFIPFICPIPAPSPQSTGFIPFICPILAPCLQSTGFIPFICPIPAVRLQSTGFIPFICPLLAPSPQSTGFIPFIHHS, encoded by the coding sequence ATACCGTTTATTTGCTCACTTCTCGCTGTACGCCCACAATCTACGGGATTTATACCGTTTATTTGCTCACTTCTCGCTGTACGCCCACAATCTACGGGATTTATACCGTTCATTTGCCCACTTCCCGCTGTACGCCCACAATCTACGGGATTTATACCGTTTATTTGCCCACTTCTCGCTCCACGCCCACAATCTACGGGATTTATACCGTTTATTTGCCCAATTCCCGCTCCACGCCCACAATCTACGGGATTTATACCGTTCATTTGCCCAATTCCCGCTGTACGCCCACAATCTACGGGATTTATACCGTTTATTTGCTCACTTCTCGCTCCACGCCCACAATCTACGGGATTTATACCGTTTATTTGCCCAATTCCCGCTCCATCTCCGCAATCTACGGGATTTATACCGTTCATTTGCCCAATTCTCGCTCCATGCCTCCAATCTACGGGATTTATACCGTTCATTTGCCCAATTCCCGCTGTACGCCTCCAATCTACGGGATTTATACCGTTTATTTGCCCACTTCTCGCTCCATCTCCGCAATCTACGGGATTTATACCGTTCATTCACCACAGCTGA
- a CDS encoding glycoside hydrolase family 3 protein yields MKPLSTRDEGAILMGTDIAKYPFQQIDLPLNERVQDLISRLTLDEKVSLMPQYQAAIERLGVGAYKHGTEAAHGISWLGKATSFPQPSGLACTWNPELLKEIGSAIGDEARAFYKKNPTVNGLTLWAPTVDMERDPRWGRTEEAYGEDPELTGRLSTSLVQGIQGDHPVYLKAVATLKHFLGNNNEIERGNCSASIDPRNMREYYLEAFKPAFQEGGAQSMMTAYNSVNGMPVILHPAVMDVVKGEWEMDGFIVSDAGDLFGIVKDHKYYESFAQSMAESIKNGIDSVTEETAETIKVLHEALDQGLLAEEDLDRALANTFRVRFRLGEFDPVEGNPYAAIDDSVILSKKHTALSLEAAKQSIVLLKNEQGTLPLNKSSLSKLAIIGPLGDEAFRDWYSGTLPYGVTPLQGVSKKLPGKHITFESGADQIILTSAANGQAIGITGEDGRLAVQHDIAEHGELFQHTAWGWTSNTLKATSRGQYVTLSEAETLTASADEIYGWFVKESINIVPESEDTVSLRTWNDKMISVNPENGTLQVADQDANAEARLFKKNIVTNGIEAAVEAAKAAEIAVVFVGNHPLLNGKEEIDRPDIVLPEEQERLVKAVYEANPNTVVVIVGSYPITSTWIDENIPAVLYTSHSGQELGNAVAEVLFGDYSPSGKLNMTWFRSVEQLPELMDYDIIKGKRTYMYFDGEPLYAFGHGLSYAQVSYSNLSLSAKELQADDTFKISVQVENTGVVDGDEVVQLYVQALNSRVKRPIKQLKGFEKVNLTAGQSQTIEFTLPVADLAFWDVTREQYCVENGEYMVLIGRSSADIQLSAQLSVQGDVIPSRNLYINTKAENYDDYEGVYLDECKAGGASIHPVKDGAWIAFKDVLFEQGAGAFEALVSSAKGGTLEIRTGSPAGTMVGSVTVPSGDVLQQWNTLTGEVSVESGTTDVYLIFNGEVLLSRFQFNQ; encoded by the coding sequence ATGAAACCGCTATCAACAAGAGACGAAGGAGCGATTTTGATGGGAACAGATATAGCTAAATATCCATTTCAACAGATTGATTTACCTTTAAATGAGCGAGTGCAGGATCTGATCTCCAGACTAACACTTGATGAAAAAGTAAGCCTGATGCCTCAGTATCAAGCTGCCATAGAGCGTTTGGGTGTTGGGGCCTACAAGCATGGTACGGAAGCGGCGCACGGGATTTCTTGGCTTGGAAAAGCGACTTCTTTTCCTCAGCCAAGCGGACTGGCTTGTACTTGGAATCCAGAGCTGCTGAAGGAAATTGGTTCGGCCATCGGAGATGAAGCTAGAGCCTTTTATAAAAAGAATCCAACGGTGAACGGTCTGACGTTATGGGCGCCAACGGTGGATATGGAACGTGATCCACGTTGGGGAAGAACTGAGGAAGCTTACGGTGAAGATCCAGAGTTGACCGGCCGACTCAGCACATCACTAGTGCAGGGAATCCAAGGTGATCACCCGGTCTATTTGAAAGCGGTAGCAACGCTGAAGCATTTCCTCGGCAACAATAATGAGATTGAACGCGGGAACTGCTCCGCGAGCATCGATCCGAGAAATATGCGGGAGTATTATCTGGAAGCGTTTAAGCCTGCTTTTCAAGAGGGTGGCGCACAGTCCATGATGACCGCTTATAACTCGGTGAATGGCATGCCTGTTATTCTTCATCCGGCAGTAATGGATGTGGTCAAAGGCGAATGGGAAATGGATGGCTTTATCGTAAGCGATGCCGGCGATCTTTTTGGGATCGTGAAGGATCACAAGTATTATGAATCTTTTGCACAATCGATGGCTGAATCTATCAAAAATGGAATTGACAGCGTAACAGAAGAAACCGCAGAGACAATCAAGGTTCTTCACGAAGCGCTAGACCAAGGCCTCTTAGCAGAGGAAGATTTGGATCGTGCACTTGCCAATACTTTCAGAGTTCGTTTCCGTTTGGGAGAGTTCGATCCGGTTGAAGGTAACCCGTACGCAGCAATCGACGATTCCGTTATTCTTAGCAAAAAACATACGGCACTCTCTTTGGAAGCTGCGAAACAATCTATAGTATTGTTGAAGAATGAACAAGGCACATTGCCATTGAACAAAAGCAGTCTGAGCAAATTGGCGATTATTGGTCCGCTTGGTGATGAAGCCTTTAGAGATTGGTATTCTGGCACATTACCTTATGGAGTGACTCCTTTGCAGGGTGTTAGCAAAAAGCTGCCTGGTAAACACATTACTTTTGAGAGTGGCGCAGATCAGATCATTCTTACTTCAGCTGCAAACGGCCAAGCCATTGGAATCACAGGTGAGGACGGAAGACTGGCTGTACAGCATGACATAGCAGAGCACGGAGAATTGTTCCAACATACAGCCTGGGGTTGGACTAGCAATACTCTGAAGGCGACAAGTCGCGGTCAGTATGTAACTTTAAGCGAAGCAGAGACTCTCACAGCATCTGCTGATGAAATTTACGGCTGGTTTGTAAAAGAATCGATTAACATCGTTCCGGAAAGCGAAGATACGGTATCTTTGCGGACCTGGAATGATAAAATGATCTCGGTGAATCCGGAAAATGGAACGCTGCAAGTGGCAGATCAGGATGCTAATGCGGAAGCACGTCTTTTTAAAAAGAACATCGTAACTAACGGCATAGAGGCTGCAGTAGAAGCTGCCAAGGCTGCGGAAATCGCTGTGGTTTTTGTGGGCAACCATCCACTCCTTAACGGAAAAGAAGAAATCGATAGACCGGATATTGTGCTTCCAGAGGAGCAAGAGCGACTGGTCAAAGCTGTCTATGAAGCGAACCCGAATACAGTTGTAGTCATTGTCGGCAGTTACCCGATAACTTCCACTTGGATTGACGAGAACATCCCGGCTGTATTGTATACCTCCCACAGTGGACAAGAGCTGGGCAATGCGGTGGCAGAAGTTCTTTTCGGCGATTACAGTCCTTCCGGCAAGCTGAACATGACTTGGTTCCGTTCTGTAGAACAGCTGCCTGAGCTGATGGATTATGATATTATCAAAGGCAAAAGAACATATATGTACTTTGACGGAGAGCCACTGTATGCGTTTGGACACGGCTTAAGTTATGCCCAAGTTTCCTACAGCAACCTAAGCCTAAGTGCTAAGGAGCTGCAAGCGGATGACACGTTTAAAATTTCCGTTCAAGTAGAGAATACAGGCGTTGTTGATGGGGACGAAGTGGTGCAGCTATATGTGCAAGCTCTGAATTCCCGGGTGAAACGTCCGATTAAACAGTTGAAGGGTTTTGAAAAAGTAAACCTAACCGCAGGTCAATCGCAAACCATAGAGTTTACGTTGCCGGTTGCCGATCTGGCATTCTGGGATGTTACCCGTGAGCAATATTGCGTGGAAAATGGAGAGTACATGGTTCTGATCGGCCGTTCATCTGCTGATATCCAATTATCCGCTCAACTATCGGTTCAAGGGGACGTTATTCCGTCGCGTAATCTGTATATCAATACCAAAGCAGAGAATTACGATGACTACGAAGGCGTATATCTGGACGAGTGCAAAGCAGGCGGTGCTTCCATACATCCAGTAAAAGATGGCGCTTGGATCGCTTTTAAAGATGTATTGTTCGAGCAAGGGGCAGGAGCTTTTGAAGCCTTGGTATCCTCTGCAAAAGGTGGCACCCTCGAGATTAGAACGGGCAGCCCAGCAGGGACAATGGTTGGATCTGTGACTGTACCATCGGGTGACGTGTTGCAGCAGTGGAACACACTTACTGGTGAAGTATCCGTGGAATCTGGAACTACCGATGTTTATCTCATCTTTAATGGTGAGGTACTGCTTAGCCGTTTTCAATTTAATCAATAA
- a CDS encoding HIT family protein, whose translation MDCLGCRIANGIEPNVNVVYENEIVTCVLDIAPFNEGHLLILPKKHYWDLEDIDSETSYAIMDASKKLSVVLKVLFAPDGISICQNGGKFNDLTHYHMHLIPRYEGDGFAWSEPIHPHGAEKLLSQTQAEILSIINEY comes from the coding sequence ATGGATTGTTTAGGATGTCGGATCGCTAACGGGATTGAGCCTAACGTAAACGTAGTATACGAGAATGAAATTGTAACTTGTGTGCTCGACATTGCTCCATTTAACGAAGGACATCTCTTAATTCTCCCTAAAAAGCATTATTGGGATCTCGAAGATATCGATTCAGAAACATCGTATGCGATTATGGACGCTTCAAAGAAGCTATCAGTTGTCCTGAAGGTTTTGTTTGCACCTGATGGCATCAGCATTTGCCAAAATGGTGGGAAGTTTAACGACCTGACTCACTATCATATGCATCTTATTCCTAGATACGAAGGAGATGGCTTCGCTTGGAGCGAACCAATCCATCCGCACGGTGCCGAAAAGTTATTAAGCCAAACTCAAGCTGAAATTCTCAGTATCATAAATGAGTATTAA
- a CDS encoding MBL fold metallo-hydrolase — MFHSRHFNCVPLVEGIYCLEAKEQGGAMSNAGLIDMGDYTLIFDTFNTPQAGKDLRDAALYYFNKPIKYVINSHWHGDHVRGNQFFSEEVIISSSRTRELMIKTQPDWLARMKKLLPNLDEDLNKLNTSLELELNASKQRELLSQIGYLQEIKESILTLEVTLPQLTYDRKMTIHGSARSVELLSVGAAHTECDSILFSPSDSLAFVGDIVAVDNHPLLVDGNPLSRLEALTYVERLDVNIIVPGHGPVTQKHYLQQIKRYINDIIHISESLIHEDMNVNVNHIEIPEPYLGWNYGSIFYRNLEFLTKAANN, encoded by the coding sequence ATGTTTCATTCCAGACATTTTAACTGCGTCCCTCTAGTGGAAGGCATTTATTGCCTTGAAGCGAAGGAGCAAGGCGGAGCCATGAGCAATGCCGGTTTGATAGATATGGGTGATTACACATTAATCTTTGATACATTCAACACTCCACAAGCTGGCAAAGATCTTAGGGATGCCGCTCTGTATTATTTTAATAAACCTATCAAATACGTCATCAACAGCCATTGGCATGGAGACCACGTTAGAGGGAACCAATTCTTCTCGGAAGAAGTAATCATATCCTCCAGTAGAACTAGAGAGCTCATGATAAAAACTCAACCCGACTGGCTAGCCCGAATGAAGAAACTGCTTCCTAATCTTGATGAGGATCTTAATAAGCTTAATACCTCTCTCGAGCTCGAACTGAACGCTTCCAAACAACGAGAGCTCCTTTCGCAAATAGGTTATTTACAAGAAATCAAAGAGTCTATACTAACGCTTGAAGTAACGCTTCCCCAACTAACTTATGACCGCAAAATGACCATACATGGCTCGGCTAGATCCGTTGAGCTCTTATCGGTGGGTGCTGCCCATACGGAATGCGATTCTATTCTATTTTCTCCTTCCGATTCTTTAGCTTTTGTTGGAGATATTGTCGCTGTTGATAATCATCCATTATTAGTAGACGGTAATCCCTTATCCCGGTTGGAGGCACTTACTTATGTCGAGCGCTTAGATGTGAACATAATTGTTCCCGGTCACGGGCCCGTTACTCAAAAACATTATCTACAGCAAATAAAACGATATATAAATGATATAATCCATATTAGCGAATCATTAATACACGAAGACATGAATGTGAATGTGAACCATATAGAAATTCCTGAGCCTTATCTGGGCTGGAATTATGGGAGTATTTTTTACAGAAATCTTGAGTTTTTGACGAAAGCAGCTAATAACTAA
- a CDS encoding DMT family transporter → MKKNSEWLKVVGAAIFEVMWVIGLKHASSVWEWLITVVAIIISFYVIISASSKLPVGTVYSVFVGLGTAGTVIADMVLFGEPFKLMKLVLVVILLAGVIGLKMVTNETKDIKETEIKGES, encoded by the coding sequence ATGAAAAAGAATTCAGAGTGGCTGAAGGTAGTTGGCGCTGCGATTTTCGAAGTCATGTGGGTCATAGGTTTAAAGCATGCTTCAAGCGTGTGGGAGTGGCTGATCACAGTTGTAGCCATAATAATAAGTTTCTATGTCATTATTTCAGCAAGCAGTAAATTACCGGTGGGTACCGTATATTCTGTATTTGTTGGGCTGGGGACAGCAGGTACAGTCATTGCGGACATGGTTTTATTCGGTGAACCCTTCAAGCTAATGAAGCTGGTACTGGTGGTTATTTTGCTGGCAGGAGTAATAGGTCTGAAAATGGTAACTAACGAAACCAAAGATATCAAAGAAACTGAAATAAAGGGGGAGTCTTAA
- a CDS encoding DMT family transporter, with protein MAWAFLVVAGLFEMFGVAMINRLNKHRNLQSFLLLFLGFGGSFLFLSFAMKSLPMGTAYAVWTGIGASGGAILGMLLYGEAKDWRRVICIFMILGAAVGLKLIA; from the coding sequence ATGGCATGGGCATTTTTGGTTGTTGCTGGATTGTTTGAAATGTTCGGAGTGGCTATGATCAACAGGTTGAATAAACACCGGAATCTGCAGTCGTTTTTGCTGCTCTTCCTTGGTTTTGGTGGAAGTTTTCTTTTTCTATCATTTGCAATGAAAAGTTTGCCTATGGGTACAGCTTATGCGGTATGGACGGGGATCGGTGCATCTGGTGGGGCGATTTTGGGGATGCTTTTATATGGAGAGGCCAAAGATTGGCGGCGGGTTATCTGTATTTTTATGATACTGGGAGCCGCAGTGGGGCTGAAGTTGATAGCGTAG
- a CDS encoding aldo/keto reductase, with protein MTKDSIEHLAEIVKVNRANRILLPDGTSLPRIGQGTWNMGDDVSRREEEIAALRLGVELGMDLIDTAEMYGEGNSELLVGDAIKGIRDDVFLVSKVYPHNAGNENLIRSCEESLQRLNTDHLDLYLLHWRGDIPLEVTVEGMEKLVSQGKIARWGVSNLDVDDMKELLSIAGGTHCAMNQVLYHLGSRGIEAELLPWQKSHRMPVMAYSPLAQAGALRKGVIESEAVQEIARVHNATPLQIMLAWTIREEDIITIPKASSREHVIENAAAGLITLSEEERWKLDEAFPIPSWKVPLDMS; from the coding sequence ATGACTAAGGATTCAATCGAGCATTTGGCTGAAATTGTGAAAGTGAACCGAGCTAACCGCATACTTCTTCCAGATGGTACCTCTCTGCCTAGAATAGGACAGGGAACTTGGAATATGGGTGATGATGTTTCCCGTAGAGAGGAAGAAATTGCTGCTCTTAGATTAGGCGTGGAACTAGGCATGGATTTGATAGATACGGCTGAGATGTATGGGGAAGGAAACTCAGAGCTTTTAGTAGGTGACGCTATTAAAGGAATTCGGGATGACGTTTTCCTGGTGTCCAAAGTATACCCACATAATGCCGGCAACGAGAATCTTATTCGCAGCTGTGAAGAAAGCTTGCAACGACTGAATACGGATCATCTGGATCTCTATTTACTGCACTGGCGGGGAGATATTCCGCTTGAAGTGACTGTGGAAGGCATGGAGAAACTGGTCTCTCAAGGTAAAATAGCAAGATGGGGTGTATCGAACCTTGATGTTGACGATATGAAAGAGCTGCTTAGTATAGCTGGGGGAACTCACTGTGCTATGAATCAGGTGCTGTATCATTTAGGGTCGAGAGGCATTGAAGCTGAATTGCTGCCATGGCAGAAAAGTCACCGCATGCCCGTAATGGCGTACTCTCCGCTTGCACAAGCAGGCGCGCTCCGCAAAGGGGTTATTGAGAGTGAGGCGGTTCAGGAAATTGCCCGTGTTCATAACGCAACACCACTGCAAATAATGTTAGCTTGGACGATCCGCGAGGAGGACATTATTACGATTCCGAAAGCTTCTTCACGTGAGCATGTAATTGAGAATGCTGCTGCAGGTTTAATTACGCTGAGTGAAGAAGAAAGATGGAAGCTGGATGAGGCTTTCCCGATACCTTCGTGGAAAGTGCCACTGGATATGAGTTGA
- a CDS encoding M42 family metallopeptidase yields the protein MNQETLDLFKTLTEFPAAPGFERELRAYVKDAMTPYTEEFVQDRLGSLFGVLRGEENGPKIMVAGHFDEVGFMVTGITNTGMIRFQPLGGWLASAVASQRLQIITPKGTLTGVVGSTPIHLLSAEERGKTGEISKMYIDIGADSREEAESFGVRPGQQVLPICPFTPLANPKKIMAKAWDNRYGVGLAIELVKSLHGKKLPNTVYAGATVQEEVGLRGARTAANLLSPDIFFGLDASAAADMTGDSQAFGHLGKGALLRIFDPTMVTHRGLIEYVQDTADTHKIKYQYFVSQGGTDAGQVHVSGIGVPSAVIGICSRYIHTASSVIHSDDYEAAKELLVKLVEGLDRTTLQTIIENS from the coding sequence ATGAATCAAGAAACATTGGATCTATTCAAAACACTTACCGAATTCCCTGCAGCCCCGGGCTTTGAGCGCGAACTCCGCGCTTACGTCAAGGATGCTATGACACCTTATACCGAAGAGTTCGTGCAGGATCGTCTCGGAAGTCTGTTCGGCGTATTGCGCGGTGAGGAAAACGGGCCAAAAATTATGGTCGCTGGACATTTTGACGAAGTGGGCTTTATGGTCACCGGAATTACTAACACCGGGATGATTCGTTTTCAACCGCTAGGCGGCTGGCTTGCTTCTGCTGTTGCTTCCCAGCGTCTCCAAATCATTACACCAAAAGGCACATTGACTGGTGTTGTTGGCAGCACCCCTATCCATCTACTAAGCGCTGAAGAACGCGGCAAGACGGGCGAAATCAGCAAAATGTATATTGATATCGGTGCAGACAGCCGTGAAGAGGCAGAAAGCTTTGGCGTCAGACCAGGTCAACAAGTACTGCCAATCTGTCCGTTCACCCCGCTTGCCAACCCTAAAAAAATCATGGCTAAAGCGTGGGATAACCGTTACGGCGTAGGTCTCGCCATTGAGCTGGTTAAATCATTACACGGCAAAAAGCTGCCTAATACTGTTTATGCTGGAGCTACCGTACAAGAGGAAGTTGGACTTCGTGGAGCACGTACAGCCGCTAATCTTCTGTCCCCAGACATCTTCTTTGGCTTGGATGCGAGCGCTGCTGCTGATATGACCGGTGATAGCCAAGCCTTTGGCCATTTGGGTAAAGGCGCTCTCCTGCGCATTTTTGATCCAACGATGGTTACACATCGCGGCCTGATCGAATATGTACAAGACACAGCGGATACTCACAAGATCAAATACCAGTATTTTGTCTCCCAAGGTGGAACAGATGCAGGTCAGGTTCATGTAAGTGGAATCGGCGTTCCTTCCGCAGTCATCGGAATATGCTCCCGCTACATTCATACCGCTTCATCAGTTATTCATAGCGATGACTACGAAGCTGCTAAAGAGCTGTTAGTTAAACTCGTAGAAGGCCTCGACCGCACTACACTGCAAACGATTATCGAGAACAGCTAG
- the spoVAC gene encoding stage V sporulation protein AC: MPAKTKKSGVKLKLDTLTPQDYEKLSKPFVPARPVFKNCVRAFLAGGLICVIGQGIQEAYMAIFDMTSKEAASPTVATMILLSVILTSFGVYDKMAQWAGAGTAVPVTGFANSMCSAALEHRAEGLVLGVGGNMFKLAGSVIVFGAVAAFIIGIVYLFLGVGGGAHT; encoded by the coding sequence ATGCCGGCGAAAACGAAAAAATCGGGTGTCAAGCTGAAGCTTGATACCCTGACCCCGCAAGATTACGAGAAATTGTCCAAGCCCTTTGTACCCGCTAGGCCCGTATTCAAAAACTGTGTGCGAGCATTTCTTGCTGGCGGCCTAATCTGTGTAATTGGACAAGGGATTCAGGAGGCTTATATGGCCATATTCGATATGACCTCCAAAGAAGCCGCAAGTCCAACTGTAGCGACGATGATTCTACTCTCTGTAATTCTGACCAGCTTTGGCGTTTATGACAAAATGGCCCAATGGGCCGGTGCAGGAACTGCGGTTCCGGTTACTGGTTTTGCGAACAGTATGTGTTCAGCAGCTCTGGAACACCGTGCGGAAGGACTTGTGCTCGGTGTGGGTGGCAATATGTTCAAGCTGGCGGGTTCAGTCATCGTATTTGGTGCTGTCGCTGCTTTCATAATTGGTATCGTCTATCTCTTTTTAGGCGTAGGTGGAGGTGCACATACATGA